A region from the Corylus avellana chromosome ca7, CavTom2PMs-1.0 genome encodes:
- the LOC132186659 gene encoding serine carboxypeptidase-like 1 has product MLLPNPAVPFSIIKSLPGFSGSLPFKLETGYIGVGEKEDVQFFYYFMESEGNPREDPLMLWFTGGPGCSAISGLAFEIGPLQFNMVEYNGSLPTLALNPYSWTKAASIIFVDSPVVTGFSYSTSMQGSKSTDTIHANQGYDFLRKVQHQPQSRSSSHKG; this is encoded by the exons ATGCTTCTCCCAAACCCTGCGGTTCCTTTCTCCATTATCAAGTCTCTGCCGGGATTTTCTGGTTCTCTGCCCTTCAAGCTTGAAACTGG ATACATCGGGGTGGGTGAGAAGGAAGATGTGCAATTCTTCTACTACTTTATGGAATCTGAAGGGAACCCCAGAGAGGATCCCCTTATGCTCTGGTTCACTGGTGGCCCTGGATGCTCTGCCATCTCTGGACTTGCTTTTGAGATag GTCCTTTACAGTTCAACATGGTGGAGTACAATGGCAGCCTACCAACTTTGGCATTGAATCCATACTCATGGACTAAG GCTGCCAGTATAATTTTTGTAGATTCGCCTGTTGTCACTGGATTCTCATATTCAACGAGCATGCAAGGTTCCAAGTCCACAGATACAATACATGCCAATCAAGGTTATGATTTTTTGAGAAAGGTACAACATCAACCTCAATCACGTTCCAGTTCACACAAAGGATAA
- the LOC132186882 gene encoding uncharacterized protein LOC132186882: MAELKLSESRDLTRIERIGAHSHIRGLGLDSALEPRQVSDGMVGQTAARKAAGVILQMIKEGKIAGRAVLLAGQPGTGKTAIAMGLAKSLGLETPFAMLAGSELFSLEMSKTEALTQAFRKAIGVRIKEETEVIEGEVVEIQIDRPAVAGAASKTGKLTLKSTEMETVYDLGAKMIEALGKEKVQSGDVVAIDKTSGKITKLGRSFSRSRDYDAMGPQTKFVQCPDGELQKRKEVVHCVSLHEIDVINSRTQGFLALFTGDTGEIRAEVREQIDTKVAEWREEGKAEIVPGVLFIDEVHMLDIECFSFLNRALENEMAPILVVATNRGITTIRGTNYKSPHGIPIDLLDRLLIITTQPYTEDEIRKILDIRCQEEDVEMSEDARCLLTKIGVETSLRYAIHLITAASLACLKRKGKIVEMEDINRVYHLFLDVKRSTQYLIEFQSQYINETGDNETGDGDEDDVNTMVS, from the exons ATGGCGGAGCTGAAACTCTCAGAGAGCCGAGATCTAACGCGGATAGAGCGCATAGGAGCACACTCCCACATCCGCGGTCTGGGTCTGGACTCGGCGCTCGAGCCCCGCCAAGTCTCAGATGGCATGGTGGGCCAGACTGCAGCCCGCAAGGCTGCCGGTGTCATCCTCCAGATGATCAAAGAGGGCAAGATTGCCGGACGGGCCGTCCTCCTGGCTGGCCAGCCCGGTACCGGCAAGACCGCCATCGCCATGGGTCTGGCCAAGTCGCTTGGCCTCGAGACCCCATTCGCCATGCTCGCCGGCAGCGAGCTCTTCTCGCTGGAGATGTCGAAGACCGAAGCCCTAACCCAGGCCTTCCGCAAGGCCATCGGCGTGCGCATCAAAGAGGAGACCGAGGTCATTGAGGGAGAGGTCGTGGAGATCCAGATCGATCGGCCCGCAGTCGCCGGCGCTGCCTCCAAGACCGGAAAGCTGACCCTGAAGTCGACGGAGATGGAGACAGTGTATGACCTGGGCGCGAAGATGATTGAGGCGCTGGGGAAGGAGAAGGTGCAGAGCGGAGACGTGGTGGCCATCGACAAGACCTCCGGGAAGATCACCAAGCTCGGGAGGTCGTTCTCAAGGTCCAGGGACTACGACGCCATGGGGCCTCAAACCAAGTTCGTGCAGTGCCCCGATGGGGAGCTCCAGAAGCGCAAGGAGGTCGTGCATTGCGTCTCGCTTCACGAGATCGATGTAATCAACAGCAG GACACAGGGATTTCTAGCTCTCTTCACTGGTGATACTGGTGAAATCCGTGCAGAAGTGAGGGAACAAATTGACACAAAGGTGGCAGAGTGGAGGGAGGAAGGGAAGGCAGAGATTGTACCTGGTGTCCTCTTCATTGATGAGGTGCACATGCTTGACATTGAATGCTTTTCTTTCCTGAATCGTGCTTTGGAGAATGAGATGGCTCCTATATTAGTTGTCGCTACGAACCGAGGGATTACTACAATCCGAGGCACAAATTACAAATCCCCACATGGGATTCCAATCGATCTCCTTGATCGTCTACTTATCATCACAACTCAACCTTACACAGAAGATGAAATCCGCAAGATTTTGGACATCAGATGTCAAGAGGAAGATGTGGAAATGTCTGAAGACGCAAGGTGTTTGCTGACCAAAATTGGTGTGGAAACATCATTGAGATATGCCATTCATCTCATCACAGCTGCCTCATTGGCTTGCCTAAAGCGGAAGGGAAAGATTGTGGAAATGGAAGACATTAACCGAGTTTATCACCTGTTTTTGGATGTGAAGAGATCAACACAGTACTTGATAGAGTTTCAGAGCCAGTACATTAATGAAACTGGAGACAATGAAACTGGAGATGGCGATGAAGATGATGTCAATACCATGGTGTCTTGA
- the LOC132188417 gene encoding galactomannan galactosyltransferase 1-like, which yields MAPKATFPTKACASLSNAFLFLGGSVLLLLLLSLFWPVLNPIPYFESNLTEPNGSDPPDPNFYDDPELTYSVDKPVKNWDEKRSHWLKHHPLLAAGARDRILVVTGSQATPCKNPIGDHLLLRLFKNKLDYCRMHGYDLFYNNAYLHPKMNSYWAKLPVIRAAMIAHPEVEWIWWVDSDAVFTDMEFKLPLGRYKAHNLVVHGWPNMVYEDKDNKSWTGLNAGVFLIRNCQWTMDLIDVWASMGPKSPNYEKWGRVLQTTFKDKPFPLPDDQSSLIYLLFTNKPKWGDKTYLESEYYFQGYWIGLVKMYDNVTKAYMEMEIHAPMLRRRHAEKVSDYYAALREPYVEDAGYENGNVRRPFVTHFTGCQPCNGEHNPLYVGDTCWNEIERALNFADNQVLRKYGFLHPDLLNSSLVAPLPFDYPA from the coding sequence ATGGCCCCCAAAGCCACCTTCCCTACCAAAGCCTGCGCGTCCCTCTCCAATGCCTTTCTCTTTCTCGGTGGATCAGTTTTGCTTCTTCTACTCCTTTCCCTCTTCTGGCCCGTCCTAAACCCTATCCCTTATTTCGAGTCCAATCTGACAGAACCAAATGGGTCTGACCCGCCTGACCCGAACTTCTACGACGACCCGGAGCTGACCTACTCCGTTGACAAACCCGTGAAGAATTGGGACGAGAAGCGCAGCCATTGGCTGAAGCATCACCCCTTGCTCGCCGCCGGAGCACGCGATCGGATTCTGGTTGTTACGGGATCACAGGCGACCCCTTGTAAGAACCCCATCGGCGATCACCTGCTCCTCAGGCTCTTCAAGAACAAGCTCGATTACTGCCGAATGCATGGCTACGATTTGTTCTACAACAACGCCTACCTGCACCCCAAGATGAACTCTTATTGGGCCAAGCTCCCGGTGATCCGGGCCGCCATGATTGCCCACCCGGAGGTCGAGTGGATCTGGTGGGTCGACTCTGACGCCGTGTTCACCGATATGGAGTTCAAGCTCCCACTAGGCCGCTACAAGGCCCACAATCTCGTGGTCCATGGGTGGCCCAATATGGTCTATGAGGACAAAGATAACAAGAGCTGGACGGGCCTCAACGCTGGGGTGTTTTTGATCAGGAATTGTCAGTGGACAATGGACCTGATAGATGTATGGGCTTCCATGGGCCCTAAAAGCCCAAACTACGAGAAGTGGGGCCGGGTCCTTCAAACGACGTTTAAAGACAAGCCGTTCCCGCTCCCAGACGACCAGTCGTCCCTGATTTATTTGCTCTTCACGAATAAACCCAAGTGGGGGGACAAGACCTACTTAGAGAGCGAGTACTACTTCCAAGGGTATTGGATAGGGTTAGTGAAGATGTATGATAATGTCACCAAGGCGTACATGGAGATGGAGATTCATGCGCCCATGTTGAGGAGGAGACACGCAGAGAAAGTTAGCGACTATTACGCTGCGTTGAGAGAGCCATACGTCGAGGACGCGGGTTATGAGAATGGGAATGTTAGGAGGCCATTTGTCACGCACTTCACGGGGTGTCAGCCATGTAACGGGGAACATAATCCTCTGTATGTTGGGGACACGTGCTGGAATGAGATTGAGAGGGCCTTGAATTTCGCGGACAATCAGGTGCTTCGCAAGTATGGGTTTTTGCACCCCGATCTACTGAATTCCTCCTTGGTGGCTCCTCTACCATTTGATTACCCCGCCTGA
- the LOC132188267 gene encoding putative glycosyltransferase 7, producing MVSPELAQLHNSSPMAKPYVRNKASFSLADSFLFLGGAFVALLLVWSLSCFTGPSPNPDGIFGPLGIGGSQSKSSGDSLNCGGDVNRRYDPDETNFYDEPEMSYSIGKPVKNWDEKRREWLKQHPSFAAGARDRVLMLTGSQPSPCKNPIGDHLLLRFFKNKVDYCRIHGCDVFYNNALLHPQMGSYWAKLPVVRAAMLAHPEAEWIWWVDSDALITDMDFKLPLDRYKNHNLIVHGWAHLIYDDKSWTGLNAGVFLIRNCQWSMDLVDVWAGMGPQTPEYNKWGQILRSTFKDKLFPESDDQTGLIYLIYKEKSKWADKIYLEGEYYFEGYWHEIVGTLDNTTERYTDMEREDATLRRRHAETVSERYGAYREERHLKDAGNGKGSWRRPFITHFTGCQPCSGNHNEMYPGNSCWDGMRKAFNFADNQVLRNFGFMHPDPLDSSISTVPFDYPW from the coding sequence ATGGTGTCGCCTGAGTTGGCGCAGCTCCACAACTCTTCTCCCATGGCTAAACCCTACGTACGGAACAAAGCTTCTTTCTCGCTCGCCGACAGTTTCCTCTTTCTCGGCGGAGCATTTGTCGCGCTTTTGCTTGTTTGGAGCCTCTCGTGCTTCACTGGCCCCAGCCCCAATCCCGACGGCATTTTCGGGCCGTTAGGCATAGGCGGCTCTCAATCCAAGTCCAGCGGTGATTCGCTAAATTGCGGTGGGGATGTTAACCGGCGCTACGACCCGGACGAGACGAACTTCTACGACGAACCGGAGATGAGCTACTCGATTGGGAAGCCGGTGAAGAACTGGGACGAGAAGCGGAGAGAGTGGCTGAAGCAGCATCCGTCGTTCGCCGCCGGAGCGCGTGACCGCGTTCTTATGTTAACTGGATCGCAGCCGTCGCCTTGTAAGAATCCCATCGGCGACCACTTGCTGCTGAGGTTCTTCAAGAACAAGGTTGATTACTGTCGGATCCACGGCTGCGATGTCTTCTACAACAACGCGTTGCTGCACCCGCAGATGGGCTCGTACTGGGCCAAGCTTCCCGTGGTCCGGGCCGCCATGCTGGCCCACCCGGAGGCCGAGTGGATCTGGTGGGTTGACTCGGACGCGCTGATCACCGACATGGATTTCAAGCTCCCACTGGACCGCTACAAGAATCACAACCTTATCGTTCACGGATGGGCCCACTTGATTTACGATGATAAGAGCTGGACGGGCCTGAACGCCGGAGTGTTCCTCATCAGGAACTGTCAGTGGTCCATGGACCTCGTGGACGTATGGGCCGGAATGGGCCCGCAGACCCCGGAATACAACAAGTGGGGCCAAATCCTCAGATCGACGTTCAAGGACAAGCTGTTCCCGGAGTCGGACGATCAGACGGGCCTGATTTACCTGATCTACAAAGAGAAATCAAAATGGGCGGACAAGATTTATCTAGAGGGCGAATACTACTTCGAGGGTTACTGGCACGAGATAGTGGGAACGCTGGATAACACGACGGAGAGGTACACGGATATGGAGAGAGAGGACGCCACGTTGAGGAGGCGGCACGCGGAGACAGTGAGCGAGCGATACGGTGCGTATAGGGAAGAGCGTCATCTGAAGGACGCCGGGAACGGAAAAGGTAGCTGGAGAAGGCCGTTCATCACGCACTTCACTGGGTGTCAGCCGTGCAGTGGGAACCACAATGAGATGTACCCCGGGAACTCGTGCTGGGATGGGATGCGAAAGGCATTCAATTTCGCGGACAATCAGGTGCTTCGCAACTTCGGTTTCATGCACCCGGATCCACTGGATTCCTCCATCTCCACAGTGCCGTTTGATTACCCTTGGTAA